The Cervus canadensis isolate Bull #8, Minnesota chromosome X, ASM1932006v1, whole genome shotgun sequence genome contains the following window.
aaacctcacaacaGTGTTATGTAGTGAGCATTATTattaacccattttacagatgaggaacttgAGGTATAGTCAAGCAGCTTCCCCCAAGGTTTCATAACAAGCAAGTAGGAAAGCAAGGATTTGAACCTAGATCTGACTGCAAAGCTTCCGCTTTGCCCCACTGTTTATACTTATGCTTGCCTTCTGTGTGGCTTTACCACCTTTAAGTACCCTATTTAATGATGGTTTTAATTTAAAGTACCTGGGAGCTCTGCACACTATTAAATCTGTCCAATTTTAGAGCAATTTCTTGATGATAAATCTCTAAGCTATAATTTAAGTATATATCAACACTGAGCCAAATGTGTTTATACTTGAGATACATAAGGAAGCTCAAAGTTTTGAACTCACACTCATTCCCACTTTCTCTTGCATATTATAATATTAGTAGAACCGAAAAGGAAGAACTATGCTTTCTCCCTAAAAAATAGGAAGAGTTATGACCAGGTGGTGATAAAGGTGAAGTGTGTTCTGATGGACTAGAGCATGTTTATCCATTTCAAAATACTATACTGTTTGTCCTTAGTTATAATTCATAGTATCTTAAATCTGACTTAAAATTTTAGGGAGTAAAAATAGTTTGTTGAATATGTCTCCGTATGTTGCATTTTACATTATTCTGAAACTTTCGGACACATGTTCATACCAAGGGCACCTTTGTTAGCAAATTGTTTACTGTGAGTTTGCTGGTAGAAAACACACATTTTGGTATTGTTATATGTAACATCTAGGAGTAAAATGATTGTGATCTTTTTTCTTAAGTGGAAAGGCAGAATGGaagcaaggaagaaataaattcctAACTCTGAAGGAACCAGTAACACATTATAATCTTATTTGAAGTGTGGTCTATTGTATTAGAATAAGTAATGTATTAAATGGACCAGAGTAATAGAGTGGAACATGCATCACCTTATACCAGATAGTAACTGATTCCTTAAGATTACTTGAAGAAATTTCAGTCAGGAAAAAACAGTTGCCCAGTTGTTTTCTTGAATTTATtaaaaccaattaaaaataacatcttgAAGGAAATAATCTCCCCGAATCACAACTTccaacaattcttttttttttttttggctgtgcctcatggcatatgggatcttagttccccaaccagggaatgaacccacatcccctgctcccctgcagtggaagcatggagtcttaaccactggacccccagggaagtcccccaacaaTTCTTGAATTAGATCCAGCTTGTCTATTTCTTATAAATAAGTTTCTAACCTAGTATGTTTTAGGGCCTCCCGTGACCTTAGTTGACacatattcaagaaaaataatttgtttcaatGGTAGCGTAAACAAACATCATTAGAAAGAACTTTACTGGAGATACGAATGCAAtctaatgtgatttttaaattatttctgccATTAATTCCCTCCATTAGTGTGAATTATTGAGTTGGTTTTATAGTTAAGTACCTTGTGAGTCATACTTAAGGGTTTTTAAGAGAGACTGTGAAGTTTTTTCTGGCTTACATTCAATTATGTTTTCATTATAGAGTTGCTATTACATGAAAAGGAGCCAGGGAACACTTTTATACTTATTCcctgctgttttaaaaataatttgattgtTGATTTGTATTTCTAGCATTGGTTTTTGAACCTTTGTGCTCATTCTTTCTAGTCCATTTAAAAATCACTGGAGAATTTAAGATGACAGCTGATGAAAATTGGACTTTATTAAGGTCTTTCAGTCTTCTAAAGGAGGAAGGCCAAATTTTGGCTGTAGTTGCTTGTCATTTTAAGGATGTCTTCAAAATATACAGGGGCTAAAGTTATCCCGCAGGCAGTAATTTTGAGTTTAAGATAGCTGTATTTAAGTTTGGAGGAGaataatggaaaaacaaaaaatgaatcaCCTTTGAGTGGTGGTTCTCACACTTCATTTTTAGGGCAGTTCCTAGAGCTGTACCTCTTACCTGGTCTCTTTCCTCTCtactctatatctttgcattatTTCATATAATACTTGAAAAACAAGTCATGtagcattaaaaacaaagtactactgaacaaaatgataaatgtttTCTTAACCCTTGCTTTTCTAATTACAGGAACCTTTAAGCTTACAATAGAATTCACTGAGGAATATCCGAATAAGCCACCAACGGTTAGATTTGTCTCTAAGATGTTCCATCCAAATGGCAAGTATCTCTTTTTAATAGAGTATTCCAAAATGCTGTACTGTTTATTTGGGGAAGTATTCCACATTTCCTATTTATTCGTCTGTAGAACCTGAGTATTTGTGTAGGCATCTTAATGTTTTCTGAAAGCTGGTCTTGTTCCTGGTGGCCTATTGCTGTCTTGGTCTAGGTCCTAGAATGAAGCTGTGAAGGGACACTGACTTTGTTTGGAATCTGAGAGCCTTCTGGTTTTGATGATTTTATCATTtacttaataaattaaaataaaggtgTCCTTGAGGTTTCCTTTTAATGTAAGGCCAGATTGGGGTAATTTTGTGTTGTAATTATATTCACTAGTATTTAAAACAACCATTTTCAGCTTTGTGTGCATATCAGAATTAGCATGGAACATTTAAAAGCTATGGATGCCCTGGCCTCACTCCAGACCTGCTGAATATCAGATTCTGTGGTTAAGGTCCAGGTATACAATATATTAGAAAAGTACCACAGGTGATTCTAACTTAgtacttcactttttttcccttcctagtAGCAAGCCTAGAACAACTTGCCTTTTATTCAGGTTAATATTCCAGGGCATCAGGTATTTTTATCTTCATGCCAAAACGAAACTTTGTGAACTCTGAGCTATCTTTTGTTATTTCAGTAAGAGGTAGTGTTTAGAAGTTTGGTGGAATGAATTTCCCATAAGCCTGTGGATGACTAGGaaccctgttaaaaaaaaatgcgtGTGGTTTCCTGGATAACAGGACAGTCTTTTCAGAATAACAAGCACTAAGTATCTTCCAGTTTTACACAAATTATATTTGACATTCTCTGATCATCCCAGTTGTTTCACTAGTAGTGATTATGACACTTCTTTTAGGAATATAATTGAGAAGCAGCTTAGGAATCTTTTGTAAACCTCAAAAGCAAAGTATTCTTGACTCTATTTGTCTTGACGATGATGTTAAAACCTTAATGGTTTTGTTATGTTTAACATAACCTACTTCTATGCTCTTAGTCTATGCAGATGGTAGCATATGTCTGGACATACTTCAGAACCGTTGGAGTCCAACCTATGATGTGTCTTCCATTTTAACATCCATACAGGTGAATTTTCCTTAATGTGACTATCCTTTGATCCATTTATATTAGCAATTGTTTTTTGAAAGTCATGAGCTAAGTAAAAAGTAGGTCATTAAGACCTAAGCCACCAGAAAACATATTTGCCTAGCTATAGCAGACTAATGTAACTGAAGATTACCATGCTGAGAGCAAATTTAGCTGCTACCTAGGATAATTCAAGTGATATATATCTAGGCACTGAGGAACTGACTTGTTACAAAATGTCTCTATAGTCTCTACTGGATGAACCCAATCCCAATAGTCCAGCAAATAGCCAGGCTGCTCAGCTGTACCAGGAGAACAAGCGGGAGTATGAAAAACGTGTTTCTGCGATAGTAGAACAGAGCTGGCGTGACTGTTGACCTGGGTGGAAGAAAAGAAGCAGCAGTCATAAGGAAAATATGTATCGATGTGTTTGTCATCTTCCTGTTCTTCAGTGTCATTACATTTActttattaaaagcaaaatagctgttgTGCCGTTTCCATCTTCCCTTGCCAAGCTTTTCCTATCCCTTCTACCCTCTCCTTAAACATCAGAGAACACCCTCTATGAGATCAAATGTACTGTACCTGGGTTACCTGCAAAAATACTAATGCTTAATTTCCCTTCTCTTGTATCTTATTTACAGTGTTAGGGCAGTTTTGTGTTACTCTACACTAAGCTTTTAAAATGAGTTGTTTTACAAGTGGTGCTTATGCATAGCTTGATGACAGGAATGTTGTTTTTAACAAAATGATTGCTGAAGCCTTCACCCTGGCTGGTCCTTCACTTGTGTTAGATTTAGAAGTGAATTTTTGGAATATGGCATGtagaaaaaagggaaacaaatccTTGTAAACATCCACTTTGAAAGAGCAGTGGAAGCTTAAAAGGCTGTGATACTAAGATTTAATCAGTGTGAactattttttactgaaggaaggaagaatgttAAAAGACTTGGCCAAAGGAGTGCCACAATCATGTTAACTCACACATCCTCTCCTTGCAAGATATTCACTGGACACACCCAAGCTAAGTTTCAGAATACTGCAGTCTTCtggattttcactttttaaagaggtGTGGGAGCAAAGGAATGGAAACAATCATTAGTTTTTAATTAAGAAGGTTGGAGAAACTTTAATCTTTTTAAAGGAGCTGTTCTGCCCTATGTAAACAAATTTATAATCccacaatgtttttcttttagtttcaatTAACTCAAGGAAGGGAACATATCTGTGGCAAACTGTTTTCCACTCAAATCCTCAGTTAATGCTGCATGCTTTAGTTTCTTCCTCCCTTTCAGTATTATAAGAACATTAAAATCAATGTTTGCAgtcttttctttgaatatttataCTTTTAGACAGTACCTTTAAGTAGCAGTGTGGGACAAGGCTTGTAAATGTTTTGTCTGATGTTCCATTGTCATCTTTTGTGCATTTATCACTCTTTTAAATCTAACTTTGCATAAGTAACCCAtgtaaaaaatgtacatttttcaaaacttgtaaataaaaataaccttaaaATTTTGTAGTCaaagtataattatattttagcTGAATATGAATACAGATCTtgggagagggaaaagagaagatatTGCTGGAGAGGACCTTTATTCTTTTCAGTCTTAagtatttcatgctttttaaaacattctaacaGAATGTAAAACTATTCAAACAAAGTTATTTCAGCATATATTATAGGCAATTAAGGGAATGAAACTGCTAACTGGGGAGGATTAACCTGGAGATTTACCATCATCCTTAGAGACCAAGGTCTAACATTGATCCTGACATTCCACCTCTTAAAAAAAGCCttagcttaaaaaataaactactataaaatggtattttaagTCTCGAGTAAAGTTTGGGAATACAGGTATCCTCAGTGTTACCTTGTTTAAACAAAactttcttctgaggagcaaccTAGTTCATTTTATAGAGACAAGGACAATGACTGGAAACTCACTTCTTAACTTGGTTGGGGGGGTGGTGATAAATGAAATTTAAGTCCTTCTGGTGTATTTAAAGGAGATTCAACATGAGGGAGCTCATCCTACACTGAACACATGAACTGGTTAGATTCACCTGGGAACAATGTCCTTAAATACTTTCTCGTAAGTTCATTTCTGCTTCTAAGTAGAATGACATTAAATCAGTATTTGGCAGATTAGTT
Protein-coding sequences here:
- the UBE2A gene encoding ubiquitin-conjugating enzyme E2 A, which produces MSTPARRRLMRDFKRLQEDPPAGVSGAPSENNIMVWNAVIFGPEGTPFEDGTFKLTIEFTEEYPNKPPTVRFVSKMFHPNVYADGSICLDILQNRWSPTYDVSSILTSIQSLLDEPNPNSPANSQAAQLYQENKREYEKRVSAIVEQSWRDC